A stretch of DNA from Roseovarius sp. M141:
CCGGCACGACCGCTACCCACATCGATCAGACGTGACGGTACACCGGCCAATTCCGCCAGCCGCCGTGCAGGGCGTGACTTGCCATTGCCCGGTGGCCCCTCAAGAATTCAGGAGCCATTGACAAGCCTTCGGAAATACGGGCTTTTCCTTCGTGTTATGAGAATTTTGAAAACAGATACAACCATACTCCAATTCCGGACGGAATTATTGACCGAGGGAAATAGATAGCATTGATTTTACTTACTAAATCAACCACCTCGGTAGGAAGTTCCGCGGGATCTACAGCGGTTTGGGTCCAGCGTTTGATGGATCTCCGCTGTGCCATGCCCAGTGCAAATGATGCGGGGCGTTTGATCAGGTGCGGCCGCAAGAGGCGCAGCGTATCAGAGGCCGTTTAGACCGCTATGCATAATCGCCCAAACCCAAATTCCCCAAGCAGTGCCAGCCCGGCGTCGTATCGACGCCATGCGCGCTCGATACTGGTGTTGGGGATGCCGCTGATCGGCAGCCATCTGGCGCAGATGGCAATTCAGCTGACCGATTCCATCATGCTGGGCTGGTTCAGCGTCGAGGCGCTGGCGGCGCAGGTACTGGCGGGTACGTTCTTCTTTGTATTCTTCATCATGGGGTCAGGATTTGCCTTTGCGGTCATGCCGATGGTTGCCACGGCCGTTGCCGCAGGAGACGAGACGCAGGTGCGGCGCATCACGCGCATGGGCTGCTGGGCCTCGATGATCTTTGCCGCGCTGGTGTTGCCATTCATGCTTCGGTCCGAGGCGCTGTTTCTGGTGCTGGATCAGAAACCGCAGACGGCGGCGCTGGCGGCTGATTATCTGGGGATTGCGGGCTGGGTGATCGTACCGGCCCTGCTGGTGATGGTGCTGAAATCCTATCTCGCCGCGCTTGAGCGCACGCAGGTCGTGCTATGGCTGACGGTCGCCGGTGTGGTGCTGAATGCCGGCGTGAATTACGTGCTGATCTTCGGCAATTTCGGCTTTCCCGAGATGGGGGTGCGCGGCGCCGCCATTGCGTCGCTCAGCGTGACCAGCGCGACCTTGGCCGCATTGTGCGTCTACGTCGCCCTCGCCACGCCCGAGCACGCGATGTTTCAGCGCATCTGGCGCCCCGACTGGGAGGCGCTGCGCGACGTTGTGCGGCTGGGTTGGCCGATTGGCGTGACGAACCTGTTGGAAACGGGGCTGTTCGCCGCCTCGTCGGTGATGATGGGCTGGCTGGGCACGGTGGCGCTGGCTGCGCATGGGATAGCACTGCAACTGACCTCGCTGGCCTTCATGGTGCATGTGGGGTTGTCAAACGCGGCCACAGTGCGCGCCGGGCAATTCTACGGGCGGCGCGACCGCGTGGCGCTGCGCAGGGTCGCGTTGGTGGCGGGGGGCCTGTCGGGCATCCTGGCGCTGATCGCGGCAGCGGCTTTCGTGCTGGTGCCCGAGCTGTTGATGGGGGGCTTTCTCAGCCCGACCGAGCCGGACCGCGCCGCCGTCATGGCGGTCGGAGCCGGGCTGTTGGCGGCGGCGGCAGTATTTCAGCTGGCCGATGCGGGGCAGGTCATGGCGCTGGGTCTCTTGCGGGGGGTGCGTGATACGCGCGTGCCAATGATTATCGCCGGGATCAGCTATTGGGTCATCGGAATACCCGCAAGCTATATTCTGGGGTTTCCACTGGGGCTGGGCGGGGTTGGCATCTGGATCGGTCTGGCCATCGGACTGACGGTGGCATCAACCCTGCTGGCCGTGCGGTTCTGGCGCTGGACGGGCCGTTGGAAAGTGGACGGCTGAATCAGTCCCTTTCCAGCATCCTGTCTGCCTTCTTGCGCACCAGCACGGTGCGCAGATCGTGCATCGCCAGTAGCAGCGCATCTGTCACCGCCTCCAGCTGCGCATCGCTGGCCTTGGACTGGGCCCAATGTGCGGTAGAGTTCAGATAGTCGACTGCGCGGTGAATGTCGTCGATGTCGCGGTGATCCAGCAGTTCCATCCGCTCGGCCATCCAGTCGCGGATGATTGCGATGTCTTCATCTGACAGGTCGCGCTCGCCATGGGGCTTGATCTCGCCCTTGCGGATGTTGACGACCGCGATTTGATCCATGTCGATCCGGCGCTGCTTGTTTTCAGTGTCCACACGGAAAACGAACGCGCCGTTTTCGCGCACCCTGAAGTAATACTCGGGTAGTTCTGCGGCCATGTCAGATCCTTTAACTCAAGCTCTTGCAGAAGGTCTGGATCCGCGTGCAGGCCTCTTTCAGCGCCTCGTCCGAGGTAGCGTAGCTGACGCGAAAATTTGGCGACAGGCCGAATGCGGCGCCAAAGACGACGGCGACGCCGGTGTCCTCCAGCAGCGCTGTGGCGAATACCTCGTCATCGGTGACCTTGGTGCCGCCGGGCGTTGTCTTGCCGATGCAGCCCGAGACCGAGGGATAGACGTAGAACGCGCCCTCGGGCACCGGGCATTCGATGCCGTCCGCGTCGTTCAACATCGACACGACCAGATCGCGGCGGCGCTGGAAGATCTCGTTATGTTTGGCGATGAAATCCTGGGTTCCGTTCAGCGCCTCGACTGCAGCCCATTGGCTGATGCTGCACGGGTTCGATGTGCTCTGGCTCTGGATTTTGCGCATGGCGGCGATGATCTGCTCGGGGCCGGCGGCATAGCCGATACGCCAGCCGGTCATCGCGTAGGCCTTGGAGACGCCATTGCAGGTCAGGGTGCGGTCATACAGCTTGGGCTCGACCTCGGCGGGGGTGCAGAATTTGAAGTCGCCGAATACCAGATGTTCATACATGTCATCGGTCATGATCAGGACATGTGGGTGACGCAACAAAACGTCTGTCAGCGCCTTTAGTTCGTCCCAAGTATAGCCCGCGCCGGTCGGGTTCGACGGCGAGTTGAAGATGAACCATTTGGTTTTCGGCGTGATCGCGGCCTCCAGCTGATCGGCCGTGATCTTGTAACCCGTGTCTATGTCGGCCTCGGCGAACACGGGTTCGCCTCCGGCCAGCAGCACCATGTCGGGGTAGCTGACCCAATAGGGTGCCGGGATCACCACCTCGTCGCCGGGGTTCAGTGTGGCCATGAACGCGTTATACAGGATCTGCTTGCCGCCCGTACCCACGCTGACCTGCGCAGGGGTGTAGTCCAGGCTGTTGTCGCGCTTGAACTTGGCGCAGATCGCCTGTTTCAGCTCGGGGATGCCGTCGGGGGCGGTATAGCGGGTCTTGCCCTCATCGATGGCGCGCTTGCCGGCCTCGCGGATATTTTCGGGCGTGTCGAAATCAGGCTCTCCGGCGCCGAGGCCAATGACGTCGCGCCCGGCCTCCTTCAGCTCGCGCGCCTTGGTGCTGACGGCGATGGTGGGCGATGGTTTGACGCGCGACAAAGTCTTGGACAGCGTTGTCATGGCAGGCTCCGGTTTGAAATCTGGACTAGGGTGTTCTAGGTTGCGAGCCGACGTGGTTCAAGCACGATCAAAGAGAGGACAGCTATTATGAGCGCGGACACATCAGCAGAATGGTTCGACCCCGACACCACCACGTTCGGAGATCGCCTGGCCGGCGCCCGCGAACTGGCCGGAATGACACAAGAGGAATTGGCCAAGCGCCTGGGTGTCAAGGAAAAGACGATGGACGACTGGGAAAATGACGTGCGCGATCCGCGCGCGATGCGCCTGTCGATGCTGGCGGGGCTTCTCAACGTGTCACTGCTGTGGTTGCTGACGGGCGAGGGTGACGGACCGGGCGATCCGGGCGTCGCGACCAGCTATGTGCGGGGCGGCATCCAACTAATGGAGGAGATCCGCGAGATTTCGGTGCAGATGAAACTGAACGCCGAGCGGCTTGTACGGGTCGAGCAGGAACTGAACGAACTTTTGAGGGCTGATGATGCCGGAGCCGCGTGACACCCGCCTGCGCCGCCTGACCATGCGGTCGATGCGGCGCGGGATTCGCGAGATGGACATCCTGATGTCGCGCTACGCGGCGGCGCGGCTGGAGGGGCTGAGCGATCCCGATCTGGATCTTTATGATACGCTGCTGGAGGAGAACGATCACGATCTCTACCAGTGGGTCAGCGGGCAGGTCACCGCGCCGGACCGCTATCGCGCCATGATTGATGATATCGCCAGCGTGCCGGCCGATATTTGATTCTGAATGGCGGATCGGATGCAGGTTCGTTCGGATTTTAGCGATAAATACAATTTGTGGGCGCAGTTTAACCGAATATTCGGCAATTTGGGTCAATTTCACTTCGAACAGGTTTTGTACGGAGATGGAAATGAGCATGCACAATCCGCTGGCGCCCCCCGCTGGCAATCAGGGCTTCATGGCCGGGTATCTTGACGCGTTGGCGCTGGTCGAACGGCTTCACCGGCTGCTACTGGACGTGATCAAGGATGAATTCGAACGTGTTGGTGTTCTGGACATCAACGCCGTTCAGGCGCTGCTGCTCTTCAACATCGGCGATAACGAGGTGACGGCCGGCGAGCTTAAATCGCGCGGCTATTATCAGGGCAGCAATGTCAGCTATAATCTCAAGAAGCTGGTCGAGATGGAATATATGCATCACCAGCGATGCGAGATCGACCGCCGTTCGGTGCGGGTGCGCCTGACGCCGCGGGGCCGCGAGATTCGCGATGTGGTGACGGACCTGTTCGGGCGCCATGCCGAGGGCCTTCAGGCGCACGGGGTGCTGGGGGCCGACGGGATCGACCAGATCGCCAACTCGCTGCGCCGGGTCGAGCGATATTGGAGCGATCAGATCCGCTATATCTATTGATGCTGTTCCCCCGGCTATCGTTGCCCTCGCCACCCGGTTCAGCCGACGCCGCCGCCCCGATCATGGTACCGTGCGCCGCTGCCGAAGTGCGGTGCGCCGGGGCGGCAAATGCAGACAGTCCGGCAGCCTAGCCATGTGGCGACCGGGTTTGCACCTCCCGCGCGCCCAGCATCAGATTGTTGATTTCGCGGAACAGCTTGCGGGTCATGGCCGCGTGAAACCCGTCAAAGCCTTCGGCCCGCTCGATAAACGCGCCGGGGCCGTGCAGAACCTCTTGGCGGTAGTACCCTTCGACGGCGGGATCGTCGCCAAGGATGACGAGGCCGTTCACCACGACCCCATCCATGGGGAAATGACGATAGGCATGTTCGGGGCCATAGCCAAAATTGTTCACGCCATCGCCGGACACATCGATCACCTTGCGGATGCACGCGGGCCCGGTGGCCAATAGGGATGCGCCATGCCCCAGCGCCTGGCCGATCGACGTCGGAAAACCTTCATAACTGCGCTCGATTCGCCCCAGCGTCACGACGGCGCGGTCGATATCTGCGTCAGTTTCCAGAGCAGTCCAATTCAACTGCATCTTTTGCTGAAATCGCCCGCTCCACTCGAATACGGCCAGGGCGACATGGCCGCCTGCGCCGCGCAGGATGGCAGCGCGGACATCCTGCGCGTCCAGCGCTGCGGCCAACCCCAGACGCTGCAAGGCATATTCGTCGGAATCAATCGAAGCCGAGACGTCCAGCGCCAGAACCAGCGCCAGACGGCACTGCGCCTGTGACCAGACGGGCGCCCCCCAAAGCAGCACCAGAAGGGCGATGAGCCTTACCAATGCCCGGTGTTTTCCATGCTGGCCCACGGCTCGGCGGGGTCCAGCGCCTCGCCGGATTGAAGCAGCTCGACTGAAATATTGTCCGGGCTACGCACAAACGCCATATGCCCGTCACGCGGAGGGCGGTTGATTGTGACGCCGTTCGCCTCAAGATGCGCGCACATCTCGTAGATATTGTCGACGCTATAGGCCAGATGTCCGAAATGGCGGCTGTCGTCGGGCAGTTTGTCATCGCCATCCCAGTTATACGTCAACTCGACGGGGCACTCTTCCTGCCCCTCAGGGGCCATGAAAATCAGCGAGAATCGCCCCGCGTCGTTCTCCATGCGCCGGGTTTCGCGCAGGCCGAGCAGCGCAAAGAAAGCCATGGATTTCTCCAGATCCTTCACCCGAACCATGGTGTGCAGATAGCGTACCGGCATTGCCGTCTCCTTGTATTGTCACGCGCCCTACATCCTAGAAGGATCTGCGCCTGCGTCCACCATGACCGCGCGGCGGCGTCGTTATTTTTGGCGGTCCCGGGGTAGATAGTATTGCAATCGGCTCATACCTGTTTTCTTTGCGCAAAAGACAGTTCCATGCCGTGAACCCCGGCAAATCTTCGAAATAGACGCACAGCGCGCCCCGCCGCGATGAATTTGCGCGCGAGCATGCGATTGCATATTGATCCAAACCTCGACACGATGACATCTAAGCAGTGGAACGAAAGACGAGGGCGACGTTGCAGCAGTATCACGATGCATTAAGCACCATCCTTGAATGCGGCGAAGTGTCGACGGACCGCACGGGGACGGGCACGCTCTCTTACTTCGGCCTGCAGTCGCGGTATCGCCTCGCTGACGGGTTTCCTCTGGTCACGACCAAGAAACTGCACTTGCGCTCGATCATTCACGAACTTTTATGGTTCCTGTCCGGCGACACTAACATTGGCTATCTGAACGATAACGGTGTTTCGATCTGGGACGAATGGGCCGACGAAAAGGGCGATCTGGGCCCCGTTTACGGCCACCAATGGCGCGCTTTTTCCGCGCTTGAACCGACGGGGCAGGTGGCAGACGGTGCCCCCCTTTTTACCCGTCGGGGCGTCGATCAGATCGCGCAGCTTATCGATATGATCAAGGCGACCCCCGATAGCCGCCGTCTGATTGTTTCGGCGTGGAATCCTGCGGACGTGCCGCGCATGGCGCTTCCGCCGTGCCATACGATGTGGCAGGTGCGCGTCCTGAACGGTCGGTTGCACCTCCAGCTTTACCAACGCTCGGCTGACATGTTTCTGGGCGTTCCGTTCAATATCGCGTCCTATGCGTTGCTTCTGGTGATGCTGGCCCATGTGACGGGCTACGAGCCGGGTGATTTCGTTCACACGCTCGGGGATGCTCACATCTATTCCAACCATCAAGAGCAAGTGAAACTGCAGCTTTCGCGTACGCCGAAAGCCCTGCCAACAATTCGGATCAAACGTGATGTGCCCTCCATTTTCGACTTTCGCTATGAGGATTTTGAGATCGTCGGCTACGATCCCGATCCTGCAATCCGCGCGCCAGTGGCGGTCTGAACGATGATTACGCTGGTTGTCGCCCGCGCCCAAGACGGAGCCATCGGACGCGATGGCACGATTCCATGGACGATCCCGGAAGATCTGAAATCATTCCAGCGCGAGACGCTTGGCGGTGCGCTGATCATGGGGCGCAATACGTGGGACAGCCTGCCGGTCAAGCCGCTGTCGAGGCGCCTTAACATCGTGGTGTCTTCACGGCCTGATG
This window harbors:
- a CDS encoding thymidylate synthase translates to MQQYHDALSTILECGEVSTDRTGTGTLSYFGLQSRYRLADGFPLVTTKKLHLRSIIHELLWFLSGDTNIGYLNDNGVSIWDEWADEKGDLGPVYGHQWRAFSALEPTGQVADGAPLFTRRGVDQIAQLIDMIKATPDSRRLIVSAWNPADVPRMALPPCHTMWQVRVLNGRLHLQLYQRSADMFLGVPFNIASYALLLVMLAHVTGYEPGDFVHTLGDAHIYSNHQEQVKLQLSRTPKALPTIRIKRDVPSIFDFRYEDFEIVGYDPDPAIRAPVAV
- a CDS encoding succinate dehydrogenase assembly factor 2 gives rise to the protein MMPEPRDTRLRRLTMRSMRRGIREMDILMSRYAAARLEGLSDPDLDLYDTLLEENDHDLYQWVSGQVTAPDRYRAMIDDIASVPADI
- a CDS encoding MATE family efflux transporter; this encodes MPLIGSHLAQMAIQLTDSIMLGWFSVEALAAQVLAGTFFFVFFIMGSGFAFAVMPMVATAVAAGDETQVRRITRMGCWASMIFAALVLPFMLRSEALFLVLDQKPQTAALAADYLGIAGWVIVPALLVMVLKSYLAALERTQVVLWLTVAGVVLNAGVNYVLIFGNFGFPEMGVRGAAIASLSVTSATLAALCVYVALATPEHAMFQRIWRPDWEALRDVVRLGWPIGVTNLLETGLFAASSVMMGWLGTVALAAHGIALQLTSLAFMVHVGLSNAATVRAGQFYGRRDRVALRRVALVAGGLSGILALIAAAAFVLVPELLMGGFLSPTEPDRAAVMAVGAGLLAAAAVFQLADAGQVMALGLLRGVRDTRVPMIIAGISYWVIGIPASYILGFPLGLGGVGIWIGLAIGLTVASTLLAVRFWRWTGRWKVDG
- a CDS encoding DUF1194 domain-containing protein — protein: MVRLIALLVLLWGAPVWSQAQCRLALVLALDVSASIDSDEYALQRLGLAAALDAQDVRAAILRGAGGHVALAVFEWSGRFQQKMQLNWTALETDADIDRAVVTLGRIERSYEGFPTSIGQALGHGASLLATGPACIRKVIDVSGDGVNNFGYGPEHAYRHFPMDGVVVNGLVILGDDPAVEGYYRQEVLHGPGAFIERAEGFDGFHAAMTRKLFREINNLMLGAREVQTRSPHG
- a CDS encoding pyridoxal phosphate-dependent aminotransferase — encoded protein: MTTLSKTLSRVKPSPTIAVSTKARELKEAGRDVIGLGAGEPDFDTPENIREAGKRAIDEGKTRYTAPDGIPELKQAICAKFKRDNSLDYTPAQVSVGTGGKQILYNAFMATLNPGDEVVIPAPYWVSYPDMVLLAGGEPVFAEADIDTGYKITADQLEAAITPKTKWFIFNSPSNPTGAGYTWDELKALTDVLLRHPHVLIMTDDMYEHLVFGDFKFCTPAEVEPKLYDRTLTCNGVSKAYAMTGWRIGYAAGPEQIIAAMRKIQSQSTSNPCSISQWAAVEALNGTQDFIAKHNEIFQRRRDLVVSMLNDADGIECPVPEGAFYVYPSVSGCIGKTTPGGTKVTDDEVFATALLEDTGVAVVFGAAFGLSPNFRVSYATSDEALKEACTRIQTFCKSLS
- a CDS encoding MarR family winged helix-turn-helix transcriptional regulator; this encodes MHNPLAPPAGNQGFMAGYLDALALVERLHRLLLDVIKDEFERVGVLDINAVQALLLFNIGDNEVTAGELKSRGYYQGSNVSYNLKKLVEMEYMHHQRCEIDRRSVRVRLTPRGREIRDVVTDLFGRHAEGLQAHGVLGADGIDQIANSLRRVERYWSDQIRYIY
- a CDS encoding helix-turn-helix transcriptional regulator, which codes for MSADTSAEWFDPDTTTFGDRLAGARELAGMTQEELAKRLGVKEKTMDDWENDVRDPRAMRLSMLAGLLNVSLLWLLTGEGDGPGDPGVATSYVRGGIQLMEEIREISVQMKLNAERLVRVEQELNELLRADDAGAA
- a CDS encoding VOC family protein; its protein translation is MPVRYLHTMVRVKDLEKSMAFFALLGLRETRRMENDAGRFSLIFMAPEGQEECPVELTYNWDGDDKLPDDSRHFGHLAYSVDNIYEMCAHLEANGVTINRPPRDGHMAFVRSPDNISVELLQSGEALDPAEPWASMENTGHW